A window of Maniola hyperantus chromosome 17, iAphHyp1.2, whole genome shotgun sequence genomic DNA:
gggccactggtcggTGCCACGGGCGGTTCACGGCCATACAAATTCCGTTCCCTTACAAATGCGAATAGCAAAATAGAAGTTGACAGATTCGACCACAGAACGATACAATAACACACGTTCACTGCCTGCTGCCTGCCTGACGCcattttgttattgttgttaagCGTTGAGCAGGGTGGTTGCGTCGATTTATTTCCGTACATTTCTGTTCCCTTCGCAACAATTGTTATTATAGTACattatttcaatataatttattggAATGTATTATAAGTGCTGTGTTCCCGATTGTAACAGTACGCGAAAAGACGCTATATTACATAAGTTTCCACAGTGTGACAAAAGACTCAAAAAGTGGCTTAAGTATATAAATTGTGATGTTTTGCGAAGTAAAAGTACAATAGATCTTAAAAATAAGTCTCAATTGTGTCATAAGCACTTTGAAAAGCGTTTTGTGACACAAAAATCTCGTCTTGCAGTAACAGCATTTCCTACTTTGTTCCTGCAATCTGAGATCCTCAGTGGTACTCCATCCATTCCACTGCATGATTCTGAAGAAATTTGTACTAGTAAGTTTTGATGGCTTTTTGTATTGTATATTGTTCATATCATTCCTCTAATCACAGTCCAGTTGTTTTGTCCAATGTATCACAACCTTCTTTAGCATACATTTTACAACCAAACCGaagaaaatgtatttctatGCCTGAATCATCTTACCACCGTGTAGCACTAATTTTggcctttaattttaaaatgattaatatttaatttactttcagGATCAGAGAAGATTGACcttgatcataattattatgcttccaaaaatatatataatgacCACAACTATTGTACACAGCTGCAAACATCACAATCAGCAAGTGAAAATGAGCTTTTAGgtgagaaaatataatttattattatttgaaacaatattcataataatattactaataagTCGTTTCTTTGCTAACTTTGAAAGATAGCTAAAAGAGATAGATAAAAGAACCTTGGAGTGTTTTAAATAACTTACTATATCAAACTTTTTTATCGATGTTTGCCTATTTGTActcattaaacttattttttagaaGGATTGCCCactacttttaaaagaaaattagaagAATATTCGATTACAGATTGTCAACAAAGTATTTCCTCAGGTAATCATCTATTTATTAATAGCCTTGATATAGTAACCACAGGAATAAGGATATCTGCTCTTTTCATTGATCAGTGTTAACTACAggtcaaaattttcataaataagttATTACTAGACTATGTTTTTAAGCTTAAATGAGATATTTAAATGTGTATAACAATTAACAAATTAATCGCGGTGTGTTACCCATCCATACttatcttataaatgcgaaagtgtgtcccgtctgtctgtctgtctgctagcttctcacggctcaaccgttcaaccgattttgacgaaatttggtacagaggtaggttgcaacccggggaaggacacaggcttactttttatcccggaaaattaaagagttcccacaggatttttaagaatctaaatccatgcgtacgaagtcgcgggcatcatctagtactttataaacaagatttatttatatttttaatatgcacatacataacatttatttatttatttattgacactttattgcacacaacataTCGTCGGTTAAATAGAAAAGTGACGTTATTCAAAAAGAACAAATTTTACAATACAAGCAtttaaagttttcacttcaattaatactaatttttccttttgagttttaTATTTATGTGTAAGTGTTATATATCATTTTAAAGGtatttacatgaaaataaaGATGGTGTGgttattttaactaatttaCTAAAAAAGAGGTATTTCTAGCAAGAAATGTCATTTttctacataattaaaaacattttgcggaatgaattttgtaaaaatgtaacacaataatggaaaaaatatggttttattaagtatatggtttttataaattgagGTATTCAAATAATTACAAATCCACTTAAAATTATATGCAATAACAATCATaaacaaacctctattttaagAGTAATCCCTACTTATTAGATAAATCAATGGCAACAATATTGAGATCAATGAGCTTAAACTTAAATCTGCTTATTTTGGGTTttgaataagaatataaaactgTAAAATCTGTAAAATATGTTTCATAAGATATTGAAAACGTTTTCTCCTTTATgtaaatcaattttttattattagctttAGTATGCATTTTTGTACTGATTCTACCAATcaattataaaactaaaatattattagtatctacttatttaaaagttatagagcctcttcaaaaaaaattaaaatattccaaAATATATGTAAAGTTTCATACTCAGTCTACCTAGATATTGTAAATAGGTTTTTGAGATGATttcaaaatccaaaaaaaaactatttagtaaATAACGTATCACACAAAAGAAAAACAATGTGAGATTATTTGGTTAAAGACTTtgataaaagtttttataaaatcggggaattatgtttttatctATTAGTGTAAGTATACCGGCTTTCTTAGTGTCAGATACATCCAATTTTGTTGAGTACAGCGGCTGTAATTCGGAACACAAGTTAGTTTTTTTCTTGGTAGCTCTAGTTTTGACCATGACAGTTTTGAAACTATCTTCTTTATACGAACATTTGTAATAGAATCGATCATTAAACTTTTTTTCCACTCTGACAACTTTAATATCTCCCATCTTTAACTTTTCTCGGTCTTCATTGCTTGAAAAATTTGAACCGACACCGTCTGCAATTTTCTTAATGTCAAAGAAGCTCTCATGATTTAGTTCATGGACTTTGTATggatttcctttttttttggCAGTTCTGATCAATGTTATGTATTGTTCCGGGACGTAAATAGGTGAGGATTTCAAAGACCTTGAAATGTTACGCTCAATCACAGAATGCGCGGAATCTCCTTCATTTTGTGAGTGACCCTTTATGAGAAACTTGTGGGTTATAGAATTTAAATTTTCTAGATAAGTTACGGCGTAGATATACATTGCAatcatatatttatttttttgctgtCCACAGCAGTTGTCACTATAAAATATGACATCAAAATCGTCTTTGATTTTATCTTGTAAATTTcttaaataacttaaaacgcagGATCCTATTTCATTGACTCCTCTGGCCCCTTCACCTTCGTGCCAGACATAGCAGTTTACGTCTTTGGATCCGAGTTCGTAAATAGTAAAGTTGAGAACATTAAGTTttgatatataataaaaattggaTACATCACCTCTTGGGCACGGCATTACAGCTTGCAAATCATAGACGGCAATTATACATTTTTCATTGGCATTTTCTTTGTCTaactctttttcttttcttactaaatctttttcttctaaaTGCGAGTAATATTTGATTTTTAACGGCTCTTTATCTTCTGCATTGTTATAAGCAGCGCAATCCTCGCATTGGTCTTTTTTCGGAGACCAAAAGGAAATATTGTATTCTTTggtaaatatattgtaatatatttgaTAATCAGCGTGAGGAACGTTTTCCAATCGACATTTTGTAATATAGTCCCTATGTAGCTGTGCAATAGAGAGACCTCCTTCAATGTATTCCCGACTCGTACTAGCTCGACAGTAGTGGCTTTCAATTCTAGGTATAGAATTGATATGTTCTTTGATCCCATCAATAATTGCAGCATCAAGCTTATTGTGTTTGCGATGCTTTCCTCTTTTGTCCTCATTCAGAAACCCTCCAACTGTAGAGTTTTGCATTGAAATTACTGTTCTTATCGGTCTGTCGGATATACCcagagtatttttaaaaaaagtcttaCAAACCCGAATTATTTCTCTGTCTACTTCAAAATTGAAGGCATGGTTATAATCTTTTCTTGTACTTCCTTCGCGAATATATCTATACTTCGGTTTTATTGCGGTtacatgtttattaataaattgacGTTGCTTATCTAAATTTCCCATCTTCCAGTAATTCATAAATATAAGTTTCCGCTTTTCCTCACTAATCTTGTTATAACATTTCAGTTTACATTTTTCAGTGCATGTTGGTTTTATTTGTCTTTCTTgcatttgtttttgtgacttCGATGTCGATGTATACGCTTTTCCAGAATTTCTTAATAATTTAGCTTTATTTTTGCTCCATTCTTCCGGTACAGCTTTTCTTTTTCGGCCAGTCTTTGCTTTTTTGTTTCCATCGTCAACTGTATTTTCTAGGTTTTCATTCACTGTAGCGATTTCATCTTCCGAAGATGTCGATGACATTGCAAGATCTTTGCGTAGTATAAAATCAGGGTCATTATCTACGTCGTCAGACGAAAAGTCCTTTTGACTATCAGGAATGGAGTTGAAGGAACTATCGTCATCGTCCTCATAGGAAATATCTGATTccgatattattatattgcatGAAGTCTTGGGTTGGCCTGAAAAGAGAACGTTAGTACTTTCTTCTGATTTTGAATCACTTACATCAGCTGATTCCATAATATTTGTACTCGGCCCAGGTTGATCATTTGGCAGGTATGGAATAATTTGTAAATCCAAAAAAGAATTGTTGCTAATAGGAGTCGGTACCTTAACATTGCTACTTAAACTAATCAAAGGAGTGCGTGTgcaattcaaattattttgcaGTGGTTCGACGACGATAATCTCACATAATTTAGATGTAGATACTTCGTTTGGTGGATATTTATCCTCAGTAGCTGAGGTATGGTCTTGAAAAACTGGCTCGGGCTCTGTAGTAACTGGTTTTATGAATTCGGGCACATAAGATATTACAGATATTTGTGGATCTTCATTTGACTTTAACTGAACTGAATTAAACTCTACTGGATTCTCCTTAGAAAATTCTTTAGACGTCGTAAtcatttttaccattttttcaCCACGCTTCATCCTACAAAAAACAAAGAAGTTTTAAACCCATCTTTTTATTCTAAAggttaaatcaaaattaatcaaatatttttattcaatcattttaactaattttgtactttaacgttaaaatgtactatgtattttaatagataaccgtcattattttaaaaacacaatacaataaatattcattctAAGCATTCACAGTCATATTTGAAATTGTTACATTTTTCTGATGAACTTCATGATACTAAATGTACAAAAACTATACAGAAAAATGTCATAATTACAAATAAGTCGAGTATCAATAACTTCATTTCACAACAAGCAGTCACATTTCTAAAAATGTCGTTTCTCAATATAAGCTACTAACACAattacagttaaattttaaaGAACAAACGTAATTTCTCAAAAAAATACATTGTTCTATAAATTTTTCTTACCTTTTGCAATCGTATCCAAAcacttttttgaaaaatgacaATTTTCTATAAAAACGCACATGTACTCAGTTCCGTGGCTGGGTTGCAAATGGCAGAGTGACGTTATTCTACAACCAATATGGCAGATGAACATAAAGTACCGAAATGACACTTGCGACATCTAGTGAGCTTAACGTGTAATTTTATAAAGTGTCTTTTATccatataaaaataatgttgatAACAGACTCTTTTTAATGATAACCTTACTTTCTGAAAATTTTGAGAAATGTCATTTTTCCATTTAACCGACGATATTATGCACATAGTGCAAATACTTATTAgagcaaatcaaatcaaacatgtaatttttataataggtacccaatataTCAAttgtaattatatataatactcTTGCAATTCCAGGTTCCACTACCATGCCACTTAAAAAGAGAAGGAatcctagaatcattaaaagaATAATTGAAGTTCTTTCACCAAAATGCAAACATCTTTACAAGAAATATAGGATTTCCCAAAAAACTCTTAACCTTATTCGTAGACATAAAAAGCTTGGACAGTGAAAATGTGtatcaaaaattggaaaaattgaACCCAATTGCCAAAAAAATACTCACAATGCAATTAAGATTGTGCGGAAAGAAGAAGAAACAAAGAAGGTTTACagaagatgaaaaaaaaaatttcttatCCTTACTTAATCAGGGGTCAAAATCATATCGATATTTAATAAAggttttaaaagatttaaaagaaaataaataaatgtcttgaaataaaatgtgttttttatttttagaatcaattaatttaggttatttaagtaaaaaaccctttaggtacctaataaaacaatttcaaaatacaaGAAGCTAAagctgcaaaaaaaaaatcctctaaAATACAAAACTAGAATTCAGAGCCGCGCAAAGgaggcaatttaaaaaaatatcttgccaAGCTATTGGCTCAAATAATCTGATCCTATTGGTTAGTAGAGAAATAGCAAAATAGAGTTTGACAGATGATCGACCAATCACGGGCTGCATTTCAAGGGTGTCAAAATTTGTTTGCCCGTGAGCCATCTGAtacgtagtatccctattaatctgtggtcGGTGCTGTCTGTGAGTGATGTGGATATTTCTGCGTGGAAGTTTTAAATATTAGAGGCGATATTTTCATCATGTCGCTAAAAGTTGATCGGGTTCCTGAGTATATAAATTTTCCAAAAGAGGAAGAACAAGTCTTAgcattttggaaaaaaattgatGCTTTCCAGACTTGTCTAAAGCATTCAAAAAATAAACCCAGGTAAGAGTTTCCTAACCTATATGCCTACTAAACAATTTCAAGCATAAAATGTTAGCACGTTATTAGTTCAAACCATAATTTTATTCTGGATCTAAAGAATTCAAATCATTTTCCGAGTGGTATAGTCTACTCAAATACGTTATGTCTGTCTACAAAATTAGTCAGATAGTTTTTAAATTCGAAATATCGTATagaccgcgacaggttgagatggtattcggggtatgaggtagggggcgccccgcacgcccgcagcacgttagcgcgggggctgtgcggggcgtttcctccccgattgccatttatATGGATGTTATATAGCAACTTATAGGTTTGCAATCCTAACCGTAACCCATAGTCTATTTCTATATTGCATTCTATAAACCATCAAGTCAAAAGTATAAAGGCATTGTCTACGTAGGCTAGTAGTTCTACCGTTGttggctacatcatcacttatcatctAAATTGTCATTCCAGCCAAGCAAGTCtgtataattaaaaaaggaatGGTACTGTAATTTTTACAAtacaatttacattttaatttaagtacttaattgatttttattactaagccttctgctggccgtccgtccatctgtatgtaaataaaaaaaatgtccaAGTCTGACTTGTACTTGATTGATTCAATGGTGTTTTATGTATTATAGATATTCCTTCTATGATGGGCCACCATTTGCCACTGGGCTGCCTCATTATGGTCATATCTTAGCTGGAACAATAAAAGATGTAGTCACCAGATATGCCCATCAAAAggtatttttacatattttttttcaaagaaatgATAGACATAATTATTTGATCATAGCTACATTATTGTAGTtatgaataatatatttttttattcagatacaagttagcccttgactgcaatctgacctggtagtaagttatgatgcagtctaagatgggagcaggctaacctggaaaggggtatggcagtttttattaaacccatgcccctttggctacataatatatctattatttgattttctcaTTTAACTAAAAATAAGGAGCTAAATATGTCTGTTATATCCTTTTCTCATTTAACTAGGAATAAGGAGAGCAAGGAGTGGGAGCGGTGTTGTTTAATTGTTAATCTTATGAGTTTCAGTCTGCTCTTTCATCTTTGATTGAGGCTCTGGTATTACTTTGATGGTGGTTATGCTGtcagttttatttttgtgcTTCTGAGTCTTAGCTTGGGTCTGTTATATAAATGTACTTTTTTTAAGATCACAACATTAGGTACTAAACTTTAATCCATTTATTTGTGACTACTAATGAAAACAAAGTTTGCATTTCTTTGCAGGGTTATCATGTGGAAAGAAGATTTGGTTGGGATTGCCATGGCCTACCAGTCGAATTCGAAATTGATAAAAGTCTAGGAATAAAAGGACCCGAAGATGTTGAGAAAATGGGTATAGACAAATATAATGCTGAATGTCGAAAAATTGTTATGAAGTATGCGGATGAGTGGGAGACTATTATTACACGCATGGGGAGATggataggtaattaattatattcaCATTTATGTCCTAAATAAATACATTGTGGCTCTAACACACCTAAAGCCTGAACACTGAGGGAGATATATTGCCAGAAAGCAAGTAACGCATGGCCAAACAGAAtttatattatcactacccatattataaaagcgaaagtgtgtttgtttgttggtttgtctttcaatcacgtgttttttttttgcataggtatagttaaaaatctggagagtgaaataggctactttatatcctggaacatcaaagagttcccatgggaattttaaaagcctaaatccacgtgaacgaagtcgcggtattataaaataataatcttctttattcgaataaacttttacaagtactttcgaatagtcggatgcatctaccatacgatctataaatacgaaagtgttggtttattggattgCACCTGCACGGtacacatccatactaatattataaatgtgaaagtgtgtctgactgtctgtgtctgtctgtctgctagcttttcacggctcaaccgttcaaccgattttgacgaaatttggtacacagatagcttgcatcccggggaaggtcataggctactttttatcctggaaaattgaagagttcccacaggagttttaaaatccttaatccacgcgtacgaagtcgcgggcatcagctagttcacaaTAAAAGTGCGCGTACGTGTGTACGATGTTATACAAGGACTGTATGAAGCACGTCACAGAGCAGTTCGTGACGGTGATGTCGCACTTCGTCAAGAGTGCCATTCAGTTTCATGTATTCTAATGCAGTTTGCTTGGATACATTTGCTTCTCCATGTTTAGGTTATTTGAGTTTTTAATACCAGCTGgtcgattccgtaaaacctgcatagtaataaataaataaataataaatatgcctTTATTCAGACATGTttcatttttacaataatattgttagtcgctaataataggtacaagattacaaaatattaaactacacgattttacataactattacttctaaagtaacttatttctaacacttataatatactagactagcttatgctcgcgacttcgtccgtgtggactacacaaatttcaaacccctatccaCCCTCTTAGgagataaattttcaaaaatcctttcttagcggatgtctacgtcataatagctatctgcttgctaaatttcagcccgatccgtccagtagtttgagctgtgcgttgatagatctgtcagtcagtcagtcagtcaatcaatcaatcaatcaccttttccttttatatatatataggtgatgcccgcgccttcgtccgcgtggatttaggttttttaaaatcccgtggaaactcttcaattttccgggataaaaagcctatgtccttccccgggatataagctaactctgtaccaaatttcatccaaattggttgaacggttgggccgtgaaaagctagcagacagacagatagacacactttcgcatttataatattagtatgaatatggattatatattacttatttattaagtcTTGTACTGCCTCGATAGCCTACAATTCATCTGTTTGCCACTTTTTGGCAAATGCCTCCTCCAATTGCCTCCATATATTTCTGTCGCCAGCAGTTCTAGACCATGTGGCGCCTGCTATTTCTCTaatatcatcaacccatctgtGTACTGGTCTacccctttttctttttaaatgtcCTGTGTACCAGTGCATTACTGTTTTGCTACATTTAtcttgtctaaaacctgcatcaatcattattacaatcgcaattattgtgattggctgaatttatggtattcttgttgcaacaatgaattgtagccaataaagagcgagtgtcaaccaatcagaggtgattgcgatcgtgaaatTGAAGCTGTCATACTACCGCAATTGCGTAACTGGTTTCTATAGCAGGAATACTTGGTGCTGGTATTGCAAGTTCACTTAATCATTATGTGAATTTTCAGACCACCCATTCTGAGAATAGCTAATCAAAATAGCCATAGCGGATAGGCATTTCTTGTAATATTGTGTGATTCAGAAATAAAGCTTTAAGGTTCACATAATATATGCAAGATATTGAgtgttaaaaaaatgaaaatttctaATATGTATTATTCATTTCTTCTTTTCAGattttaaaaatgattataAGACTTTATATCCATGGTTCATGGAATCAGTTTGGTGGGTGTTTAAAGAACTGTACAACAAAGGTTTGGTCTATCAAGGAGTGAAGGTAATGCCTTATTCTACTACATGTTCTACCCCTCTGTCGAACTTTGAAGCTGGACAGAACTATAAAGATGTTGTGGATCCAGCAGTTGTGATCTCGTTCCCTACTTCAGAGGGATTTTCTCTCCTCGCTTGGACCACCACACCCTGGACTCTTCCTAGCAATTTAGCCCTTTGTGTTAATCCTAAATTAACTTATCTAAAAGTCAAAGAAAAAGCAACAGGGACTTGCTATGTTTTACAAGAGGACAGATTTCCTGTTATCTTCAAAAATACTGAAGATTTTGAAGTACTTTATAAATTCTTAGGTCAAAAACTAAAAGGAATAAAATACACCCCAATTTTCGATTACTTTGTGGATAAATGCCCCAATGGTTATCAAGTTCTAACGGATGGATATGTTACCAATGATTCAGGTACAGGTGTTGTTCATCAGGCACCATATTTTGGTGAGGATGATTACAGAGTTTGTTTGGCGGCTGGTATCGTGACAAGAGACCAAGATATCATATGCCCGGTTGATGCGAGTGGCAGATTTGTAGCACCTGTAAAAGATTTCGAGGGACAGTATGTTAAAGATgcagataaaaatattattgcgaACATCAAAGCTCGAAACAGGCTCATACAAGCTGGACAGGTGAAGCACAGCTACCCATATTGTTGGCGTTCTGAGACTCCTCTCATTTACAAGGCGGTGCCTTCTTGGTTCGTTAGAGTAGAACAAATGAGCCAAAACCTCTTAAAATCCAGTGAAGAAACATATTGGGTACCGGAATATGTCAAGGAAAAACGGTTTGGCAATTGGCTTAAAGAAGCAAGAGACTGGGCCATAAGTAGAAATAGATATTGGGGAACACCTATCCCTCTGTGGATATCTCCCGACAAGCAAGAAATAGTATGTGTGGGTAGCATTGCAGAGCTCAGTGCTTTGACAGGTAAAGAGATTACAGACCTCCATAGAGAGAGTATTGATCATTTAGAAATTCCATCTGCAAGACCTGGCCAGCCACCCCTCAAGAGAGTGTCAGAAGTGTTTGACTGTTGGTTTGAATCAGGATCTATGCCTTATGCCCAGTGTCACTAtccttttgaaaacaaaaaagaatttgatGATATTTTCCCCGCAAACTTCATTGCTGAAGGAATAGACCAAACGAGAGGCTGGTTTTACACACTGATTGTACTGTCCACAGCTTTGTTTAACAAACCGCCATTTAAGAATTTGATTGCTAACGGTTTGATCTTGGCAGCTGATGGACAAAAAATGTCAAAGAGGAAGAAGAATTATCCAGATCCCTTAGAAGTTGTATCAAAATATGGTGCGGACGCATTGAGACTTTATCTCGTTAATTCACCAGTTGTGAAAGCTGAGAACCTTCGTTTCAAAGAGGAAGGCGTAAGAGATGTTATAAAGGATGTATTCTTGCCATGGTACAAtgcatttagatttttaatgcaaaatgttgaaaggATTGTTCAAGAAGACAAAGTTGACTACAGATTTAATGAAAATGCAGTTAGAGAAAATGTAATGGACAAATGGATAACTTCGTTTACACAATCTTTGATTCAATTTGTGATGACAGAAATGGCTGCCTACAGACTCTATACTGTTGTCCCGAGACTGACAAAATTCATCGACCACCTTACCAACTGGTATGTCCGGATGAATAGAAAGAGGTTAAAGGGTGAAAATGGGATCAAGGACTGTCAGGTGGCATTGGATACCTTGTGCGGTGTTCTATTTGATATGGTGAGAGTAATGGCTCCATTTACTCCATACTTGACAGAGCTCATGTACAAGACTTTACGCCAACTCTTACCTGGAAGCTCCATGGAAAGCGTTCATTTTAACATGATGCCAGACCCGAAGCTGAATTTTGTAGATACGAATATCGAAAGAGCAGTTCAAAGAATGCAGTCTGTGATTGAACTTGGGCGAGTTTTGAGAGACAGAAAAACGATTCCAATCAAATATCCCCTACCTGAACTGGTTGTCATACATCAGGATCAAACTTACTTGGATGATATTAACACCTTGTTGAATTATGTTCTGgaagaaattaatataaaaaaagtgGAACTTTCGAGTGACAAAGAAAAATATGGTATAACATTAAGAGTAGAGCCAGATCACAAAACACTTGGTGCTCGCCTTAAAGGTGACTTTAAAGCTGTAACACAAGCTTTAAAAGATCTCAACAATGAGCAATGTGAAAAGTTTGTTGCTGACGGTTTCGTAGAACTCATTGGTCAGCGTGTCGACCTCTCTGAAGTGAGAGTTATATTTCAAGCTCAAGGCAACGATCAATACGAGGCTCATAGTGACAATGACGTGTTGATCTTGTTGAATGTTACGCCCGATCAGAGCATGCTCGACGAGGGATTTGCCAGAGAAATCATAAACAGGTTACAGAAACTCAGAAAAAAAGCGCATTTGGTACCGACCGATGAGGTTGACGTCTTTTTTTCAGTCAACAAGGAAAGTGACATTTTGCGTATTATAAACGCACATCGCGATCTTATCGAAGGCACGGTTAAGGCGCCTTTGAAATTTATCGACGAATTGTCGTCTTCAAAACCGTTTATTATTCAAGAAACTCAGGACCTGAAAGGTTCACACCTGAAGTTAGTTATTACATGGAGAAAGGAGGTCGAATTACCTTCTAATCCTTGGGCTAATATCATTTTACAACATATTACACCGCGGTTTGGTGTAAATACGAATCAAGGAAGCATCATTCTTAAAAGTAAAGATAAGTATATAAACCTGGATAGTTTGTACAGGGA
This region includes:
- the IleRS gene encoding isoleucine--tRNA ligase, cytoplasmic; amino-acid sequence: MSLKVDRVPEYINFPKEEEQVLAFWKKIDAFQTCLKHSKNKPRYSFYDGPPFATGLPHYGHILAGTIKDVVTRYAHQKGYHVERRFGWDCHGLPVEFEIDKSLGIKGPEDVEKMGIDKYNAECRKIVMKYADEWETIITRMGRWIDFKNDYKTLYPWFMESVWWVFKELYNKGLVYQGVKVMPYSTTCSTPLSNFEAGQNYKDVVDPAVVISFPTSEGFSLLAWTTTPWTLPSNLALCVNPKLTYLKVKEKATGTCYVLQEDRFPVIFKNTEDFEVLYKFLGQKLKGIKYTPIFDYFVDKCPNGYQVLTDGYVTNDSGTGVVHQAPYFGEDDYRVCLAAGIVTRDQDIICPVDASGRFVAPVKDFEGQYVKDADKNIIANIKARNRLIQAGQVKHSYPYCWRSETPLIYKAVPSWFVRVEQMSQNLLKSSEETYWVPEYVKEKRFGNWLKEARDWAISRNRYWGTPIPLWISPDKQEIVCVGSIAELSALTGKEITDLHRESIDHLEIPSARPGQPPLKRVSEVFDCWFESGSMPYAQCHYPFENKKEFDDIFPANFIAEGIDQTRGWFYTLIVLSTALFNKPPFKNLIANGLILAADGQKMSKRKKNYPDPLEVVSKYGADALRLYLVNSPVVKAENLRFKEEGVRDVIKDVFLPWYNAFRFLMQNVERIVQEDKVDYRFNENAVRENVMDKWITSFTQSLIQFVMTEMAAYRLYTVVPRLTKFIDHLTNWYVRMNRKRLKGENGIKDCQVALDTLCGVLFDMVRVMAPFTPYLTELMYKTLRQLLPGSSMESVHFNMMPDPKLNFVDTNIERAVQRMQSVIELGRVLRDRKTIPIKYPLPELVVIHQDQTYLDDINTLLNYVLEEINIKKVELSSDKEKYGITLRVEPDHKTLGARLKGDFKAVTQALKDLNNEQCEKFVADGFVELIGQRVDLSEVRVIFQAQGNDQYEAHSDNDVLILLNVTPDQSMLDEGFAREIINRLQKLRKKAHLVPTDEVDVFFSVNKESDILRIINAHRDLIEGTVKAPLKFIDELSSSKPFIIQETQDLKGSHLKLVITWRKEVELPSNPWANIILQHITPRFGVNTNQGSIILKSKDKYINLDSLYREVEILFGLYGMKFTLWCDGVEVKDTVDLNAKSIVVSPTKPKDVESQSIPFCKFVNIANGSKTATLFVENPQGIKTLNAEKAVQVLDNLGMKLTDKDMKIFN